The following is a genomic window from Malus sylvestris chromosome 7, drMalSylv7.2, whole genome shotgun sequence.
GTTGGTAAAAGGTGACCATCATCATTGTGAATGCATGGTGTATGTGAAATGGTCTTAATTATCATAAAGTAAATAGTGCACCAAATGGCCTGCGGTCCTAATTACACAAAAGATTATTATTGGAATTGGAGTCTCCGAGGCAACCCCTCGGGATCCTTCTAACGGATGTTAgtgagccgttggatttttatccaacggttacaaataaAGGGatcctttaaaaattataataattgtagttgttggatttttatccaacggcccACTAAccctggtcaggaggatcccgaAGGTTTGCCTcgaagaggatccaattccattATTATTGGCTTAAATTAGCTCATCAAATCAACCATAGCAGTCCAATGGTACGGGCACGAACTACGGCTtctcaataaacaaaaaatgtggGAGATCTCGAGTTCAATGCTCTGAGCTAGTGAGTCTGCTTGACTATGGCCACAGGTAGGGTGAAATTCTCCATAACCTCTCCAGATCTATATTGATAACCTTGATTTGCCACCAGTTGTCCTCcttttataaaaaagaaaaaaaaaatcagctcATCAAATCATGCATAAGCACTTTTTAACATCCTCATTCAATTACCATCATTGTAAATGGAAATGGATTTTCCCATCCAAAAGATTTGTCAAAGGACCAAATATCTATCATATTCCTTATTTGACAGAAACATATATAGAGGAGGTGGTGGTCAAGATCAAAATTCCCACATGGAAATTCAGGGAGAATATGTTTTGAAATATAAGGCAATTTTGAACGAGGACGTGTGAACTTTTGACTCTCCCTTGGCACTTATCTCTACAAACAGAAAGGGGTCACCACCATTCAATTCAAGGTTTCTTCATAATTACACGTCTTGCCGTCTTACTGGTGGTTGAGATCGAACAAGATTGAAACTGAGTCCAAGCCAGTTCTATAGAGTTTCGTTATTCCTGATAGAACTTGTAAGACACAATATGTTGGACTATTGTCTATTTTAATAAGTGTAGGTTCCAATATTTTTATAACTTCACCAAATAGCGGAGATATCGAAATAGGAGTCACCAAACAAAAGTAACATTAGAGAATGAGGAGGATTTTGATTGATTCCAGAAACATCATCATTCCACCGGTTGTTTGTTACCTAGGGTAGGTCTTTAATAATCCGGACTACTAGATAGTCCGAATTTATATCTATTAGATTGGTAAGTAAACAAAAATAGTATTTTCTCAATTCAAACATGACCGTCCATTTTTCGTACTACTGGGTAGTCTAtcctattgaaaaaaaattgtgttaCCTATAGTGAAACTCTAACACTTGGTTTGGCATTGATGTGCTGTGAGAAAAATCAAATCTAGAAGTGCTTTATGAGAAATCAGTTGTGAGAAAAAACAGTCTAGCATTtgacaaacttttttttttttaaccaccgatattatttacacaaaatgagtgggggtgggcttagcctcacaatagactagtaacaatatggttcaaatttgcatttgacgagaatcaaacttaagacctctcacttacaagtgatgaACTAAATTTTAAATCTGTTGTGAAACTCTCAAGGCTTAGCTTGCCCTTGCAGTACCGCCCTAGGGTCATCCGCGGAGCAAGTCCGTCCCACTCCCGGAGTCCCGCTTCAGAGGGGCTATATGAAGCTTATGTGTCGACTTGAATCTTAACATGGCTCTCCCAAAGTGTTCAGCTCTCTATGTTACAGTTAGGAGAATTTTCATTTCACTGAAGTTGCGATTTCAGCAAAAATGCATTTAGAGGATGCACGACACCGGAATGTTAATTGAACAGCAATCTTCATCAAAAATTGGAATTTTCCTTGCATAAAATACCCAGTCACATCCAGAACACCAAGAATTTGGCACAAAGATAGCATCTCAGGATAAATAACACATTATTTCCTCTCACATTTCTCGTTATAGTCTCTTTCCACCCCCGACAAGCAAATTGTCAACGTTACTCTCTCTGCCCCTCTTCAAGATGCCTCTATACCTGGCTCACGTATCTGAATGGATGTTCTTGACAAACTTGCTTCGAGTTCATTTAACTCATCAAAGTCCaactcatcatcatcatcatcatcttcaatgTCATCATTAACGGGAACTTCAGAACCAGCAGCACTAGTCGAGGCGCTTGGCCCTCCTGCTGCTGAGTTGTCTTTGGCCTGAAATGAAGCACAGTCAAACTCAGATCACATAAAATAAATGAATTGTCGAATTGTTCATGTAAATGGGATCACATAATATAAGGGAAATTGTTGAATTGTCCATGTAAACGGGAACCATCCGACTTGATTTGAAATAGGTAGTCTTAAAGAGTTCAAGAAAGCACTGGATACATTTCAtcaaaaaaaatagaaagcaCTGGATGCAAGAGGATACCCGGATATTCATCGCTCCTGGTTTTGGAATATTTGTTCCTTGGTAATGAGCTAGATGTAGTTCTACAGAGTTATAAAAATAATTGTGCACCGAAAAGAGAATAACCAAAGCGAAGCTTTCGGTTATTGTGTCACTGATGTAtcttaaaagaaaaagtatgaAAATTTCTATTTTGGAAAAGACCACCACCTCACGTATGGTATTGAGAATTTCTCACCATTAGTGTATTCACATCAATATCAAACTTCAATCTCATGATGTCATCACTTCTTTTAACATAAGTGAACAGTGTGTTATTATGATCATGTTTTAAAGAACCTGTTTTTATCTAAATGTACGGTAGAGTTTCCCCTATAGACGCTACAAGTCAAACAGGGGCCACTCTTTCACAACAGGATACACCTAGACTTTTGAAACAACTAATATGGATGAAgggaaaagaatgaaaaagacTGAAATAAAGTACGTATAAAATTTAACCCTGATCACAAGATGGGAACAAATTAAAATGACCAGTTTTATAAGAGCAGTTCCAGCGGAGGGCATTTTGCCCAGCACCCAGCTGAAAAAACTGCCGAGCACCCTGTGAAACCCCTCCACCCGACCCAATTGACTGGCACCCAGCTCAAGCCGGTCTCTAGCCCACTCCAAAATTGACTGAGGTGTTGCCCGGTACATCTGACTCATACTGACGCCAGCCGGGTCATGCAAAGGAGGAGGAGGTCCATTTTTTGAGGAGCGTTGGTGTGGAACACCTCCACGGCGAGATCCGACTCCTTGGGTGTGGAGCACCTCCATGGCGAGCTCCGGTGAGGAGACGACAACGAGGTGCCTGCGGACGTTTGTGTGGAGCTCCGGCGAGGTCCCATCCGTTGGTGTGGAGCACCTCCACGGCGAGCTCCCATTTTTGGGGGAGGAGGTCCATTTCAGGTGCATCAACGcatttgaagaagaaaacatgGAGAAAAAGGGGGAAAAAGAGAGGGTAGAGAGAAAGTGCTCTGCCGGAGAAGAAATGGAAGCAGAGAGagaaattaaatgataaaatattaattgatatgaataaaataatataatattagattgactgggtgccagcgcatttttaggaatggagatgctttggcctattactattcactggggtctattactgttcacttgagtggataaatgcgctgggtgctgacgcaaagtctttaggggtggacttgctctaaagtTTGACCTCCTTGATAACAGAAAAGacgaggaaaaaaaaaagttcatgccaaagaattcaagtaaccAGTAGCTAAACGTACTTTAGTACTTAAGTGCATGGAATTCCAAAGCACAAGAATACCAACCAATAGCACTCTGTGGCATGAAATATCATGTCAACAAATAACACTTAAAATGGAGTGCGAGTACATGTAGACATGTTAAGGGTTAGAGCACAAGTTTACCCAGTCATAGACACTCACTTTAAAGAGTTCATGGTTAGAATTACTGAGGATGCGTGGAACAAGCAACACATAGAACATAGAAGGGACAAGACATACACGGTATACACCCTTAAAAGGATCCTGATGCAtgtaatcaaaattttataatcTCACCAGAAAAACCCTTGAGACCATGATCTACTTATAAACAAAACCAACAAAGAGAGACATAACTAAATAAAAAGCATAACGAGATAGAAAAAGGATTTGAAAAGCAAATCATGTCAAGAACAGAAATTTTATCGCATAGCTCCAatcacatcattttggtcattggcAAACGTAAAAGAACATTCCATGATCTCTTTTAACCCATTTTTTCACAGCACTATCATTATAATTGTGGCCATTCTGCGCCCTATGCAATGGCCAGAAACCCAGCATTAAAACTTCTATCACATTACACTGCACAAACTTTATATTCTAGAGACAAGATAACAAAGAAAGAttaattccttttctttttccctcaaaaagaaagaaactcaGGTGATGCACATAGAAGATAATAACTTCCAGCCTTCCAGgcaatcaaacccaaaaacaaaaaaaataacaaaccaGCCCACAATGACCAGAAAAAGAGCCTCTATGGACACTTATTTCTTTTGATAAGCCAATGCTTTTCTTTGGTAGCATAAAAATGTGCTGACTTGAGATAAAGAAACCTCTCTTAATACCAAAATGGAAGCAAACTCACAGATAAGAAAAAATATTCACACAAGTCAGCGATGAGATGTTGGAAGTTAAAAGTTAGCCAACACGATACCAAAAGATGCACAGAGACGTACTAAGGCGACTGACTTCAAAGTGACATACTATCAGTCCATAAATCGAATATATTCATAgtataaaaagaaaacattACCTTCTCTTCAGTGGCCTCAGGATCTTGTCTTTGATATTTTTCATACGCTTCAGCATCATCCACAAACAAGGTAGCATCTGATAGAAACAACTCACGACCACTGAAATACAGGAAAGCTTGAGTCAATAGCATAATACAGAGAACATTCACAAAAAGCAAAGCATAAAAGGTACAGAACCTCATGCGGTCATTCTTAGCCCTCTCTGCTCGTTGTGCAGCCAGGCCAGCCTCTTTCTCTTCAGTCTTTTTATTCCTCCATTGCATGAACAACTCAGTGGTCATTGGAGTAATGGTTGTTACTTTTGCGCGCTGCAGCAATCATCAGATGAGCATTAGtaagaattaaaaattaaacagaGGAAACAAAGCTAAAAATACTTAGGGATGCAATATATAACAAATGTACAAAGGGTTTCTATGATTCTATTACAAAAATAATGGATAAAATGAAAATGCAAAGTCAACAAAATCAATATGATCATCAcctgattttcaatttcatcctCAATGGCAACTTTTTCAGCCTCTTCATCGAGAAGCGCCTTCATCTGAGATTTCAAAACATAACCAGGAGGAAGAGCATGTCTGTAGTGGCACTCTTTTCCACCATTTGGACAAGACCAAAACCAACCATATTGCTTCTTTTCCACTGCATCTAAGAAATGTTTGCAAACCTGTACATATTAAACGCCAGCTTAGATTCATAACATATACTGCATGCTAAAGTCAGAGATTTCACGTTACCCAATGATTAGGTCAAATAAGAAAAAGTATTTACTGTTTACCTGTCaccatttttaatatttaaatattttctcATCTCGAGGACCAAAAAAATTTCCCCTCTATTATTCAATAACTCCGCCCAGTTTAACTCACTAGCATAGCCTACAAATAGGGAACCCaagcaaaaatcccaaatattttTCAAGCAACATTACAAATTCTATACAAGAATATGTCTTAGTTAATATTCAGCAAAGCAAAACCCACAACAGAAATAGagtaaaagtaaaagtatccATCTGCCAAATCTTTGTACATAAGACAGAAAATTGGTCGCCTGAATCCACTATAAAGTTGAGCATTTTAACATATACCATCGTCGATGACTTGTTCTTTCAAAGACATAAATCAGCTATCAGATTGTGACATCAATAATTTAAACTGTAACATAACCCTTAGGATCAAGGATTGCACAGCTGACCTACACCACCTAAACTAGTTTTAAGTAAAGACTGATGTCCCATGCAACTAAGGCTCTGCCAGTCTGCctccctcttctttttctctctctttttccccTCATGAAACATAATAACATATCATTGATGTAGTGGGCAATGTGCCCAGAAAGGCCTTCATATTCTAATCACCAAAACATTTGGAGGGTGGGTAGGGAGGAAGGTGGGGGATAGATAGATGGATATCTGGAGACAGATGGAGAGCAACACATTCAACTGCCAATATCTTACTAAAAGCTTCTATATCAGAAATCAAAAATAATTTACTATATGAAAACAGACATACAATTTCGGTGGGCTTATTCTGGTTATACTCATTCTTCTTTGACTCCACAACCTTTTCCAACGTCGCTTGATCCCAATCCTCCATAGTGTCTGAAATATAATGAGTAAAGAATAAGCAAATCACATGTGATATATTAGCATCAGAATATTAAACAAGATAATTCCATCCTTCTCACCTTCATCATCACGTTTATCACTGTAAATATCAATCTTTTCACCCTTCCTCTGGACATTCAAGTCATGCGAAAACTTGCACTTGAATCCCTTGGTACATTGTCCAACCTTGAAAAACTCGCATAATATAGACTTTGGATCAACACCTATTCAAATTCCCAATTCGATTACAAGCATACCAAAAACAATCCGCTATCGAACACAACATAATCGACCACCACCAAAcaacaacttaaaaaaaatgtgagagtTGGGGTACATACTACATACCAGGTGGCACTTTAGGCTGACTAACAGCAACCTTAAACAAATCATTAAGCtccttctcttttgctttctcttcctccttctttttctGTAAAaccctttaaaatttgattaaaaaaaataaataaataaaacctccacACCCAAACACTAATTCCCAATAAAAATCGTTAATTTACTTTCTCAGCTGATTTTCTGCTTATCCAAACAGAACCCAACGGGGAAAAAACAGCAGAGATACGAAAAAGGATCCGAATAACGAAAAGCGGGAGTGGGACCTTAGCCTTGGTGGGGTCTACTTTGGGCTGGACAGACTGCTGGAGATTCTGGACGTACTTCTGGACATTCTtgctcttgttcttgttcttgagCCCAAAGGTCTTGTCCTCCACCACCTTCTGCTTCTTCGCCAAGTCGGCCTTCGATGCCTTTGGCGGCATGGCTCCTTCGAATCCAACAAACAGAAAAATCAATAGTAAAAAGGGGGGAAATTGAACAATCTGTGGTTTCCGAATTGAATGAAAGTtatgaaatttcggtacggatTTGCTTAATTTTGAATCGGAGATGGCGCTTAGGGTTTTCGACAGCCCTCTCTGAGGTGCGAGAAGGATGAGCGAACGGCGGTAGAGTGACGAGGATAGGACTTGGCAGTGTTTTTGTTTGGCTGGGATAAAATGCCGATTTTGCCCTAACTTTCTTGCTACTATTGACTAGTGGTGAATTTTGACTGTTAAgcaaaatcattaaaattctatttttaaaactaaaattaaaaaaattatcttctagagaaaataaatgttttaaaaagttttaaataaaaatttaataacaaattgtTGAGTAATTTCAGGCCGTATTTCACATAGtacattttgtgtttaattCCAGGATTGATAAATCAACAATagtaaactaaaactaaaatacCTCTTTAAATTTTATCGTCCTTGGAAAGATGGACTGCTACCATCAACtagttttctctttttttttaattaaaaaaaattgattttgagaATTAAAAGCAGGGtataaaaaatcgataatatcggcgataggAGTCCGATATTTCCACACACATCCAATAGGTTTTCGTCaaaaaatatcaataatatcgcgatattagcgatattatcgcgaCATTGCTTGAAAGGCGACGCCGACGCCGATGGAGTAGACGGCGACGCCGATGGAGTAGACGGCGGCGGGCATGAGGGCCTTGAGCATCTGGATGAAGGAGACGGAGATGAAGATGTAGGCGGAGTTGGAGAgcaagagggagagggagtagAGAGCGCCGATGGGGACGACGGACgagatggtgatgatgatgttcCTCGCGCAGGGAGATGGGTGCGTGCGATGGGTGCGTGCATGCTgcggtgcagagaagagagatgagGAAGATATGAGAGAGAGCCGAGAGGGagacagaagaaaaagaaaagaaaacagaaagaagaagaaaagaaaggagtcACGGGGGaacaaagagagaaaatagaagaGTGGAGGGGGGCTGCCACGTGGCCACTTCAGAAAGAAAGGGATCCAATGTTTTGGATCCTGATTGGGTAGTCAAAGaggaccaatttgatatattaaaaTGTTTAGGGGATAATTACACAAATATATCTTTATAAATGGGGGTGGATGTTACATAT
Proteins encoded in this region:
- the LOC126630750 gene encoding zinc finger CCCH domain-containing protein 11-like is translated as MPPKASKADLAKKQKVVEDKTFGLKNKNKSKNVQKYVQNLQQSVQPKVDPTKAKKKKEEEKAKEKELNDLFKVAVSQPKVPPGVDPKSILCEFFKVGQCTKGFKCKFSHDLNVQRKGEKIDIYSDKRDDEDTMEDWDQATLEKVVESKKNEYNQNKPTEIVCKHFLDAVEKKQYGWFWSCPNGGKECHYRHALPPGYVLKSQMKALLDEEAEKVAIEDEIENQRAKVTTITPMTTELFMQWRNKKTEEKEAGLAAQRAERAKNDRMSGRELFLSDATLFVDDAEAYEKYQRQDPEATEEKAKDNSAAGGPSASTSAAGSEVPVNDDIEDDDDDDELDFDELNELEASLSRTSIQIREPGIEAS